Part of the Pseudomonadota bacterium genome is shown below.
CGGTCGTCCCGGACGGCGGCGCCGTCACCGGGATCCCGTCCCGCACCTCGATCGCCGGATCGGGCGTCGAGATCCAGCTCGCGCTCCTGTGCAGCGGGCGCGAGGCGATCGGCCGCCACCTCGACGCCGCCCTCGAAGCCGGGGCGCGGTCGATAGTCGTCCTCTCCGAGGATCTCTCCGACGCGGAGGGCCGGAGGCGATCGGTCGGCCTCGTCGAGACGTGCAGGTACCGGGGCGCGCGGCTGCTCGGTCCGGGCTCCTTCGGCGTCCAGAACACGGCGCACCGCATGAACGCCTCCCTCTTCGCGCAGATGCCGCCGCCGGGCTCGGTCGCGGTGCTCTCCGAGTCGCGCTCGCTGTGCGCCGGCATCCTGGACCTCGCCGCGGCGCGGGGCCTCGGCGTGAGCCTGGTCGCGAGCCTCGGCGACGAGGCCGATCTCAACGAGAGCGACATCCTGTCGTTCTTCGCCTCGGACGAAGAGACGCGCATCGTCGCCGGCTATCTCGAGAGCATCGTCTCGGGAGACCAGTTCATCAAGGTCGCGGAGGCGGTCACCTCGGTCAAGCCCGTGGTGCTCCTCAAGGCCGGGACCACTCCGGCCGGCGAGCGCGCCATGCGCCGCCACCTCGTCGGGACGCACGCCGCCGACATGGCGTACGCCGCGGCGTTCAAGCGCTCGGGGGTCGTCCGCGCCGAGAACTTCGACGAGCTCTTCGACTTCGCGAAGATGCTCTCCGCGTCCCCCCTGCCCCGCGGCGAACGGCTCGCCCTGGTCGGCAACACGAGCGGCGCGGAGGTGATGGCGTCGGACACGGCGAGCTCGTGCGGGCTCGATCTCGTCGAGCTCTCCGAGGAGACCCTCGCGCGCGTCGCGGCGGCGCTCGGGAAGGCGGCCGCCCCCGCGAATCCGATCGACGTCGGGCGGGACGTCCCGCCGGAGAAGCTCGGGGAGGTGCTGCGGATCCTCGAGCAGGCCGACGAGGTCGATGCCGCCGTCCTCGTGATGGCGCCGCTCTTCCCCGAGCGGCTCGAGGCGCTCGCGGAGGCCGCGGCGCACGCGCACGGCACCGACAAGCCGCTCGCCGCGGTGTTCCTCGGCGGCGCATCCACCGGCCCCGCCCGCCGCGTGCTGCGGGACGCCGGGATCCCGGAGTACCCGTCGCCGGGACGCGCCGTGCGCGCCGTCTCCGCGCTCAGCGAGTACGCGTCGTGGCGCCGCCGGCCGCCGCGCATGGTGACGCGCTTCCCGGTGAACCGCCGCCGCGTGGAGCGCATCATCAACCGCCACACGCGCACCGATCGGCTCTTCGTCGACGAGATCGACGCGAAGGAAATCCTGCGCGCCTACGACTTCGTCACGCCGATCGGCCAGGTCGCCGACTCGGCGAAGGAGGCGATCGAGATCGCCGAACGCATCGGGTTCCCGGTCGCGCTCAAGATCCACTCGCCGGACATCGAGCGCCGCTCGACGTACGGCGGCGTCCGCCTGAACCTCGCCAACCCCGAGCAGGTGCGC
Proteins encoded:
- a CDS encoding acetate--CoA ligase family protein, which gives rise to MLKSLFYPDAIAVFGDSAAPGDPIHRLVGNLVAGGFGGTLVPVVPDGGAVTGIPSRTSIAGSGVEIQLALLCSGREAIGRHLDAALEAGARSIVVLSEDLSDAEGRRRSVGLVETCRYRGARLLGPGSFGVQNTAHRMNASLFAQMPPPGSVAVLSESRSLCAGILDLAAARGLGVSLVASLGDEADLNESDILSFFASDEETRIVAGYLESIVSGDQFIKVAEAVTSVKPVVLLKAGTTPAGERAMRRHLVGTHAADMAYAAAFKRSGVVRAENFDELFDFAKMLSASPLPRGERLALVGNTSGAEVMASDTASSCGLDLVELSEETLARVAAALGKAAAPANPIDVGRDVPPEKLGEVLRILEQADEVDAAVLVMAPLFPERLEALAEAAAHAHGTDKPLAAVFLGGASTGPARRVLRDAGIPEYPSPGRAVRAVSALSEYASWRRRPPRMVTRFPVNRRRVERIINRHTRTDRLFVDEIDAKEILRAYDFVTPIGQVADSAKEAIEIAERIGFPVALKIHSPDIERRSTYGGVRLNLANPEQVRDAFDLTVLRIKDRFPDARLEGVYVEKMCPRGREVVLGMERDPHFGPMLMFGLGGIFVEVMEDVACHLAPITAEEAQQMLRSTRSYGILTGSGDENVDLDAIATGLQRVSQLATDFPQVAELEINPLVVGKQGTAPVVAGARMSLRRAPEEH